The Salvia miltiorrhiza cultivar Shanhuang (shh) chromosome 2, IMPLAD_Smil_shh, whole genome shotgun sequence DNA window GCGCCCCTCTCCCCAAACCCTCTAATTTCCGATCGAATATTAATTATTTCCCCGCTTCTCGATTTCATACCTCTCCGCCGGCTTCTTTGGGGTTGAAATCGGCATTGACTTGGACGTGGGGCCAATCGAGAATCTTCTCGAGCTCCTGCTATTCCAGTTTCAGCAGGAGGGCGAGGACCCATTTCTTTGCTCCGAGAGCTGCGGCGGATTTGAGGAATTTGTCGGCTTCGGTGGAGAGCAGCGTCAACGACAAGAATTTCGATAGAGTTTACGTGCAGGGGCGCGTCAATGTGAAGCCTCCGCCGCTGCcggcggaggaggaggtggGGGAGGAGGAGAAAAGCAATGCGGATGCGGCAATTTGCGGTGATGTGGGGAAGAATGAGTGCTCGTTTGTGGAGGTGGGGAAGGAGGAGAGTGAAGTGGAGAAGGAGGCGTGGAAGCTGCTGAGGAATGCCATCGTCACGTATTGCGGGAGCCCTGTGGGCACTGTGGCGGCGAATGATCCCAACGACAAGTCGCCGCTTAACTACGATCAGGTGTTTATACGGGATTTCGTCCCATCCGCCTTCGCCTTTCTGCTCAAGGGTGAGGGAGAGATCGTCAGGAACTTCTTGCTTGACACCCTGCAGCTGCAGGTACTCTGCTTTCTCAATTTCAACTTCAGTTTCTTATGATCACTGTTTGTCTTTTTCTTGTGTAAAATGGATTTTCGGTTAGCCTGTATTTGCTGAATACCTATTCTTTTATTCTTCATTTTGTTCAGATTCTGATTAAATGCTATTACTGTGTGAATTTTGTGTATATTCCACATTCTTGTGCTGTTTAGGGTGTGACATTTAGATATCTCCTGCAGGATACAAGATATAACAACTTAAGTAACTGAAGCTTCAAACTTTGCATGTCTTCAAGCAAATAGAATAGAAATAGCTTTAAGAATCAGCTTGATCATTAAAGTTGTTTTAACAGCTGGATTGAGATTTTGATGACTTAGTGCATTTTCTGTTGTAATCGTGAATTTTCTCGcagtttttgttttgtttattgCCTAGGTACAATATTgtagtatttaatttaaggaTATTCAATTTCTGATGCAAATTTCATTAACAGATGATAAGTTTCAACTCATTATTAAAGCAGTTAAATGAATGTTCCTTCTATTTCCTGGTTTTGTATGAACCCCTGCTTAATCATTGATGTGGCTGCCCGATTCATGTTCCATCATTTTCTTATATTTCCCTTGTTGTTTCAAGAGTTGGGAGAAAACGGTGGATTGCTATAGTCCTGGACAAGGATTAATGCCAGCAAGTTTTAAAGTTAGATCTGTTGCTATAGATGATAATAAGTTTGAAGAAGTTCTTGATCCAGATTTTGGGGAATCGGCTATAGGCCGTGTTGCTCCTGTAGATTCTGGTATGCACGTTGTTTCTTCTTTAGCTACAATGTCACTGCTTGGCAAGTTCGTTTCTTTTCCATCTCCGTTGCGTACTACTGTTTAACAGTGAACCCCTAGTCAACACTTGATACATTTAAGCTGTTGAAATTCAATAGCTTCATTTCTTTCAGTTCATTCCTGTGATGTTGCAACTGTTTCCGATTTATCTAGGACTGTGGTGGATTATCTTATTGCGAGCTTATGGGAAGCTCACCGGGGACTACGCATTGCAGGAAAGAGTGGATGTTCAGACGGGGATTAAACTTATTCTAAATCTCTGTTTGTCAGATGGTTTTGATATGTTTCCTTCTTTACTTGTTACTGATGGCTCCTGTATGATAGATCGACGGATGGGTATTCATGGTCATCCATTGGAGATTCAAGTAAGTTTGCTGCATATCCTCTAAAGAATTGTTTGTCAGATTTTAGAACGCGATATTGGGGTGGGATGGAGGTCAACCGGTTTTCAATTTCTGTTAGGGAGAGTGACAGAAAATCTTTGACACAACTAATCTGCaaccttttatttttaatcttttcattatttatatcCTTAGTTTCTAGTTTATATGGTGGTATGAGAAGTTGGTTATGGGTTTCATACATTATTTTTGTTGATGTTTAAGAAAGATGAGGTGCAACATTCTCATGAATGATTCTGTTTTTTTAGTCCTTATTTTACTCAGCTCTTCGGTGCTCTCGTGAGATGCTTGCATTAGACGAGGGATCGAAGAATTTGGTGAGGGCCATCAACAATAGACTGAGTGCATTGTCGTTTCACATCAGGGAATATTATTGGGTTGATCTGAAGAAAATCAATGAGATATATCGTTATAAGACTGAGGAGTACTCCACGGAAGCCACAAACAAGTTTAATATATACCCTGATCAAATTCCTCATTGGTTAATGCATTGGATTCCTGAGACGGGCGGTTATCTTATCGGTAATCTGCAGCCAGCTCATATGGATTTTAGGTTTTTTACCCTCGGAAACCTCTGGTCCATTGTATCGTCTCTGGGCACTCCGAGACAGAATGAGGCGGTATTGAATCTGATCGAAGCCAAATGGGATGATCTTATAGGCCAAATGCCACTTAAGATATGTTACCCTGCTGTAGAGTCGGAGGAGTGGCGAATAATCACTGGAAGCGATCCGAAGAATACGTGAGTTTCCATATAGATGCAGTTTTAATCTTGTGTGTTGTAACTTATAATAAAATGTGGAGTTTGTGCAGAGCTTGGTCGTATCATAATGGTGGATCGTGGCCAACGCTGATGTGGCAGTTCACGCTGGCGTGCATGAAGATGCGCAGGACGGATCTGGCGAAGAAGGCGCTGGACATAGCTGAGAAACGGCTTCCTCTGGACGGGTGGCCTGAATACTACGACACAAGGAGCGGGAAGTTCATAGGAAAGCAGGCGCGGCTGTACCAGACGTGGAGTATTGCAGGATACCTGACGTCGAAGATGCTGATGGAGAAGCCCGACGTAGCTGCCCTGCTGTACTGGGAGGAAGACTACGACATCCTCGAGAACTGTATCTGTGCGTTGAGCAACTCGAACCGGAAGAAGTGCTCGCGCAGGCTTGCCAAGTCTCAGATTCTGGTGTGATGCTTTCAATCACCACTGCTGTACAGAAGATACCATAGTTTTTGTTTAACATGTTGTACACTAATACAGGAAAGGGAAAATGTGGTTGGCCCTCATATTTTGTAAGGCTGCCCATGCCCTATTAGTGTTGCGTCGATGCAACACATTATTATACTACTAATAGATAGAGATACCTCAGCATTacattcacattcattttcattttcatgtattaccttaattattagtatcaatTTATGTTCCATTTCTCTTTATGTTTATGCCATCGCAGAGTCATTCAGGTTGGATTTCCTTTCTATGCGTTTGATTATTAGGGTGAATTctctttataaaaaaaaggtggaatatatatatatatatatatatatatatatatatatatatatatatagggtgcggttatagtgagaaccacaattatcgtgagaacataagaaccaataaaattactgcatctgctatacaaattaatgcatccgctattaaatttaatgtatccgaaaaagaaaaaaaaatttgctcccttcaggattcgaacccagcacctgcatccatccaccaagatgatgcatccaccgtagatcttgatgatcgaatggcttaaaatggttttccgttcttattttattagtggttcttatttgaacctctccctatatatatatatatatatatatatatatatatatatatatatatatatataggggaaggctaaaataagaacgcttcttaaaatataaattaggaaccattttcagcccttagatcatcaagatctacggttgattcatcactttgttggataaattcatggtcctgagttcgaatctcaaaggtagcaaaaaattattttttgcaattcatacctttatacagtttattcatgcgtattatatataaaattcatgcatttttgctggttcgtaattcttaaaataagagtggtttattgaataaccgcctatatatatatatatatatataaaatcataatCATATTAAATCACGTGtaatgaaacgacgtcgttttgctccTTAGTTAATGATGACGTTTCATTTGGGTGCCGAAATCCTCATCTTCATCAGCTATCCCAAGCTTCGGCGAGTTCACGTCATCAAAGTAGAAGAAAATTCTCGATCTATGGGCGACGAGTGGTTTCCAGACACGTTTGCATCGAGGGAATTGGGGTGGAGAATTCGATTGACATCTCAAAAAAAGGGTTCAAGGCCTTGGTGGTTCAGGGTAGGGTTATAAGCAGTCGTTCATCGATTCGACTTTCAATTTCATATTCTCAGCGATTCAGCTTTCGATTTTGCGTTTTATGGCTTTCGATTCGGCTTTTAATTCATGTAAATCGTTTCAACCTTAAGCCTCAGCCTCCATTTcctttcaattttaaatttttaacctTAACCCTAAAGTTCTAAATCTGTTAAGGGCATCTGTTGGTGGTGTCGCCACCGCTGCCGGCGGAGGTGAGAATAGGTGGAGATGAAAGGAAACGATAGGGTAGGGTGCAATTCTAATTAAGATAAATTAAGGGCATAAGAACCCTAATAATCAATTAAGGGCATAAGAACCCTGATTACaactaaatattttaaattaagataaaatGACGAcgttttatttttaagaaaaacgTTGTCGTTCGGTATATCGGCCGATggtgccacatcaactttttcgATTGCCAAGTCAGCTTCAAGTTGGGGGTAATTTAACGAAGAGTGCAAAAGCCGCTTAATAGCATAATTGAGGTATACTGTGGCTGAAATTTTTCAAATTGATGCGAAACGCGAAAATGAAAATAGTTAAGTTAACAACACTTCCTCTTAAAAAGTGTGGAGACcactaaaatatgataaaattttctcacatttcttttcccttattttctaacaataaacttacaataaaaaaaatacacaccCTTATTCACTCATCAAAGTTAGTCTAACTGTCTAAGTTTGGACACAAATGTGTATCAATTCAAACTAAAACTAGTCTTAAAATTTATTTGCATTTCAGAATTTTATCAATCGTCAAATTGCAAATacagatttaattattttgaattgatATAACTAAACAGTCTAAACTGTTTTTTATCACATTTTCCATTGAAAGTGTAATTGAATTCATTCCAAAATTGCAGAGTGGTGAGCACAAGAAATGAGATCAAGAAAGCTAGTCCATCTCCCTTGTTGTCTGACTCCCAGATTCCCCAACTCACCAACCCATTCGAGCTCCGCATTTTCCCCCAAACCCCCTTCAGTCCTCGCCACAAATGTCATGAAATCATACTTGGAGGCGGGCCTCGTGGAGGAAGCCCGCACCCTGTTCGACGAAATGCCCGACCGAGACGTGGTGGCTTGGTCCGCCATGATCAGCGGCTACACCTCCTGCAACCGCCCCGCCGACGCCTGGGCCACCTTCCGCGACATGCTCCCCGACGTCCGCCCCAACGACTTCACCTTCTCCAGCGTGCTCAAGGCCTGCAAGTCCATGAATTCGCTCCCCCGCGGCGCCGTCGCCCACGCCCTCGCCCTCAGGCATGGCTTCCTCGGCAGCATCTACGTCGCCAACGCCCTCGTCGACATGTACGCCGCCTGCTGCCGCGACATGGACAGCGCGCGCGCCGCCTTCGACGAGATTGGAGTTAAGAACTCCGTGACGTGGACGACTCTGATCGCTGGTTACACTCACATGGGAGATGGCCATGGCGGCCTCGATGTTTTTAGGCGAATGTTGTTGGTATACTCTATGTAACAAAATATTCAAtccttcatcaaatttgttgCTTGAATTGTTCTCATATATATGTAATTGTTGTGTTTGTTGCAGGAGGATGCTGAATTGAATCCTTTCAACGTTTCTATTGCGATTAGGGCTTGCACTTGGATTGGATCGCAATCCTTTGGAAAGCAGATACATTCTACAGTGTTCAAACACggattcgaatcgaatattcctGTGATGAATTCTGTTCTAGACATGTACTGCCGGTGTATTGGATTGAATGATGCAGATCGATGCTTCGATGAGATGGTGGAGAGAGATATAATAACATGGAACACGATGATTGCAGGATACGAGAAGTCGGATCCGTATAAAGCCCTGCGCCTCTACTCGAGCTTGATGTCCCAAGGTCTCGCGCCCAACTGTTTCACGTTCACCTCCGTCGTGGCTGCGGTGGCAAACATCGCGATTTTGGGAGTTGGCGAGCAGCTTCGCGGTGGGATCGTGCGAAGGGGCCTTGAAGACGACGTGGGCGTGGCCAACGCCTTGATCGACATGTATGCGAAGTGCGGCAGCATTGCGAGCTCGTGCAGGATTTTCGAGGCGATGGGCCGCAAGAATGTCGTGTCGTGGACGTCTATGATGGTCGGGTACGGCAGCCACGGGCGTGGGGGGGAAGCCGTGGCGTTGTTCAACGAGATGGTGGAGTCGGGAGTCAGGCCCGACCGGATCGTGTTTGTCGCGGTTCTGAACGCTTGCAGCCACACGGGCCTCGTGGACGAGGGCCTGCGCTACTTCAAGGCAATGGTGAACGCTTACGGCATAGCACCGGATCAGGAGATCTACGGGTGCGTGGTGGACCTGCTCGGGCGTGCAGGGCGGCTTCAGGAGGCGTACGAGCTGATCGAGGCGATGCCGGTGATGCCGGATGAATCCGTGTGGGGAGCGTTTCTCGGCGCCTGCAAAGCGCACAAGCTGGCCGAGCTGGGGAACATAGCCGCGAGCAGGGTGAGGCCGAGTGTGGCCGGGACGTACCTGGCGCTGTCGAGCATATACGCGGCTAACGGCGAGTGGGGCGATTTCGCGAGGATAAGGAAGATATTGAGAGGGATGGGGAGCAAGAAAGAGGCAGGGAGGAGTTGGGTGGAGGTGAAGAATAAGATATGTAGTTTTGTTGCAGGAGATAAGCTGGGAACCAATATTGATAGGGTTTATGAAGCTCTGCATATGCTGGGATTGCATATCAAACACGCCCAATTCAATCCTGATTTGCAATGCTTAGAAGATGATTTGGACTGAAAAGTTGAAACCAACCCCATTCTTTGATTTATTGAAACTAACTACAGAGCTTTGTTGTATGTTGTTAACTCAATCAATGCACATTTGTGAGCTCAACAATGACGTCGCCGGTAAATCTGACTTGTAATTTCACGTTTTTTTAGTGTTGTttcaaatcaaaatatatatcaaGAAATCAAGATAGAATTCGGATATTAAATTCTAGGTATCATTAGCAAGATTCGGTAGTTCATAAGTGGCTTTGCTAGCTTATATTCGTGCATGACAAAAATCAAACACTACAACTTCCTTGCGTGTTCACACTCTTCGAAGAAACCTAAATTCGACTGTCTTCATATGACTCATAGAATATGAATAGCCATAAAAGAGTCGGTGAAAAGCACAGTCGATCTAAGATCCTGCTCACACGGAATCCAACATCTAACGACATTGCATGAAGTTCCCCAAAGAAAACCGTGGCCGTGGTACGATTAATTGTTAAAAATATAAACTTTTAGAGCACCCACAATGGGGCCCAAAATTTTAGCTCGAGCCCTCCCTTTGCGCGCCTCCAGCCATTGCCGCACCTCCGGCTCACGCACCGGGTGCAGACGGGCGCTCTGGGCGCAGAAGGGAGAAGGAGATGGCGTGTGCATCTCAAACGCCATTTTTCagcattttttaattaaaaaaataaattaaaattcaaaagtGCCGATAGATTTTCGGCCGTTGCCAATTTTCGACCGTTGggccttttttgtttgtttgtttttttattttattttattcttttttcttctatATATAACTCATATGTCtccaattttattttcatcttttcttctatcatttatctcttctttcattcTATATATCTTCTACCTTTGTTCATCTTattctcttaatttttttttaaatcatggAAGGAGATTGGAGAAACTTTTGGAGCCAATGCCCCCAAAATCCATCTCCCAGCGACCTTgccgatagcatgttgatgagTAGGGACACCTTTCAAATGAATCCCGCGAGTTGGCGTTACACTTGGCCAAGGCGGCAAAAATCAAGCAACGCCACAATCTTCCGTAAattttagaaatttattttatgtttttttaataagtaatttaggattttatttgaaatgtattgcaaatttaattttcaatcaatgtagggttaattttctaatttaattgaattttagttgttttaaaattgaaaacataaaaataaatacaaaatgtGGAAATTATAATTAGAGAGCCACCCCTCTCTCCCATTGTGGAGAGTGGGCTCAAAAATGTGGTCACAGTTTTGAGCCCACCCTTAGCTCTcaattgtggatgctcttacgTAAGCAATAGAAAATACTCACAACACGAACCCAATCAAAGGGCCGAGAAAACAAAACTTTGATATGAGATTGAAACTCAGTATTACAAGGGAAACGCACATGATAGATGACGCAAAACATGTACACACATAAATGAAAGACACTCAAAACATACTgcatatttatctatatatgtaATTTAAGATGGTCCCCTTCCAAAAAAGTCATGCATATGTGACAGGTGAGAGCACTACTATGTCAGCCAATTTAGGTGATCTAAAACTCACTTTCTTCTTGAGCTTCCCATCCCCCAACTGCACAGTattctcctctctctcactcCACACATCCGCACCAAAACTCCTCTCCTTCAAACTCGGAGATGCAGCAATCAAATCCTTCAAAGTCACCACCTTGTATAAGTCTCCATGCATTTCGTGTGGAAGCGAATGCATTTTCTTTGAGGCCGTTAACCTCATCCTTCTCGGCTTCACGGATTTCGTCACTGGATCCTTACCACGGACACAGCACAGATTTGCGcccatttaaatttttgtttaacAATATTATGTGAATGAGTTTAAGATAAGTGTGTAGGAGTTGAAGTGGTTAGAGTTATTATAAAGGGAAGAAGACTTTGAGTTTACTCAATAAAACATATTGTTGAGCATCGAATGCACCGTTGTGTTGGATACTTTTTGAACTTAGTAGTGTCTGTTAGAAATAAATGGACGCATATATAAAGCATGTATGTGTTGATTTGGAGTTTGTGCACGAAAATTTGCAGTGTTTGGTTTGCAGAggcagaaccgatcacctacccaccgtgggcaagaataacgtgcc harbors:
- the LOC131008936 gene encoding putative pentatricopeptide repeat-containing protein At1g56570, coding for MRSRKLVHLPCCLTPRFPNSPTHSSSAFSPKPPSVLATNVMKSYLEAGLVEEARTLFDEMPDRDVVAWSAMISGYTSCNRPADAWATFRDMLPDVRPNDFTFSSVLKACKSMNSLPRGAVAHALALRHGFLGSIYVANALVDMYAACCRDMDSARAAFDEIGVKNSVTWTTLIAGYTHMGDGHGGLDVFRRMLLEDAELNPFNVSIAIRACTWIGSQSFGKQIHSTVFKHGFESNIPVMNSVLDMYCRCIGLNDADRCFDEMVERDIITWNTMIAGYEKSDPYKALRLYSSLMSQGLAPNCFTFTSVVAAVANIAILGVGEQLRGGIVRRGLEDDVGVANALIDMYAKCGSIASSCRIFEAMGRKNVVSWTSMMVGYGSHGRGGEAVALFNEMVESGVRPDRIVFVAVLNACSHTGLVDEGLRYFKAMVNAYGIAPDQEIYGCVVDLLGRAGRLQEAYELIEAMPVMPDESVWGAFLGACKAHKLAELGNIAASRVRPSVAGTYLALSSIYAANGEWGDFARIRKILRGMGSKKEAGRSWVEVKNKICSFVAGDKLGTNIDRVYEALHMLGLHIKHAQFNPDLQCLEDDLD
- the LOC131008928 gene encoding alkaline/neutral invertase A, mitochondrial, which codes for MNAIFKFTSMKPPCCRILLPSKNTPFMGAPLPKPSNFRSNINYFPASRFHTSPPASLGLKSALTWTWGQSRIFSSSCYSSFSRRARTHFFAPRAAADLRNLSASVESSVNDKNFDRVYVQGRVNVKPPPLPAEEEVGEEEKSNADAAICGDVGKNECSFVEVGKEESEVEKEAWKLLRNAIVTYCGSPVGTVAANDPNDKSPLNYDQVFIRDFVPSAFAFLLKGEGEIVRNFLLDTLQLQSWEKTVDCYSPGQGLMPASFKVRSVAIDDNKFEEVLDPDFGESAIGRVAPVDSGLWWIILLRAYGKLTGDYALQERVDVQTGIKLILNLCLSDGFDMFPSLLVTDGSCMIDRRMGIHGHPLEIQSLFYSALRCSREMLALDEGSKNLVRAINNRLSALSFHIREYYWVDLKKINEIYRYKTEEYSTEATNKFNIYPDQIPHWLMHWIPETGGYLIGNLQPAHMDFRFFTLGNLWSIVSSLGTPRQNEAVLNLIEAKWDDLIGQMPLKICYPAVESEEWRIITGSDPKNTAWSYHNGGSWPTLMWQFTLACMKMRRTDLAKKALDIAEKRLPLDGWPEYYDTRSGKFIGKQARLYQTWSIAGYLTSKMLMEKPDVAALLYWEEDYDILENCICALSNSNRKKCSRRLAKSQILV